AGCTCAACGACACGTTCCCGGACCTGAGGCTCGCGTGGACGGTCCGCAAGGGCGTCGACGAGCTGTACGACGCCTACCGGCGGCACGGCCTCACGCTCGACGACTTCAACTCGGCGCAGTTCGTCCGGCTGCGCCGCATCCAGCAACTGCTCGGCGCCGGCCTGGTCGACGACCAGCTGCGCCGCCAGACCGACGAGCAGTTTCCCGGCCCGAAGGAGATGAACTGATGACCGACTCGGTCGCCTGCCGCCTCTGCGGCGAACCGCTGACGCGGACGTTCGTCGACCTCGGCATGTCGCCGCCGTGCGAGAGCTTCCTGCGCGCCGACCAGATCGACAGCGGTGAGACGTTCTACCCGCTGAACGTCCGGATCTGCGACAACTGCCTGCTGGTCCAGCTCCCGGCGTACGTCGCCGCCGACGACGTCTTCAGCGACTACCTGTACTTCTCGTCGTACTCGACCAGCTGGGTGGAGCACGCCCGCCGGTTCGTCGTCGATATGCAGGAGCGTCTCGACCTCGGCGCGGAGAGCCTGATCGTCGAGGCCGCGAGCAACGACGGCTACCTGCTGCAGCACGCCGTCGCCGAAGGCATCCCGGTGCTGGGGATCGAGCCGGCCGCGAACATCGCGAAGATCGCGAACGAGAAGGGCATCCGCACCGAGAGCTACTTCCTCGGCGAGGCGACCGGCACCGACGCGGCCGCGCGGCACGGCCAGGCGGACCTTGTGGTCGGCAACAACGTGTTCGCGCACGTCCCGGACATCATCGACTTCGCCAAGGGCCTGCGCGCGCTGGTGAAGGACGACGGTCTGGTGTCGCTGGAGTTCCCGCACCTGCTCCGGCTGATCGAGAACCGCCAGTACGACACGATCTACCACGAGCACTACTCGTACCTGAGCCTCAAGACCGCGGCAGATGCGCTCGCCAGAGCCGGCCTGACGGTCGTCGACGTCCAGGAACTGCAGAGTCACGGCGGCTCGCTCCGGCTGTTCAGCACGCCGACCGAGACCGCGGGGGAGCCCACCGAGCTGGTCGGCAAGGTGCTGCAGGACGAGGAGGACGCCGGCCTGCACAGCGTCGAGGGCCACCTGGGCTTCGCGGCCGAGGTGTTCAAGATCAAGTCCGATCTGCTCGAGTTCCTGATCCAGGCCCAGCGCGACGGCAAGTTCGTTGCCGGGTACGGCGCTCCCGGCAAGGGCAACACGCTGCTCAACCACTGCGGCATCCGCGAGGACCTGCTGCCGTACACGGTCGACCGCAGCCCGCACAAGCACGGGATGTTCCTGCCCGGCACGCACATCCCGATCCACGCCCCGGAGCGCCTGGCCG
This Kribbella sp. NBC_00482 DNA region includes the following protein-coding sequences:
- a CDS encoding class I SAM-dependent methyltransferase, with protein sequence MTDSVACRLCGEPLTRTFVDLGMSPPCESFLRADQIDSGETFYPLNVRICDNCLLVQLPAYVAADDVFSDYLYFSSYSTSWVEHARRFVVDMQERLDLGAESLIVEAASNDGYLLQHAVAEGIPVLGIEPAANIAKIANEKGIRTESYFLGEATGTDAAARHGQADLVVGNNVFAHVPDIIDFAKGLRALVKDDGLVSLEFPHLLRLIENRQYDTIYHEHYSYLSLKTAADALARAGLTVVDVQELQSHGGSLRLFSTPTETAGEPTELVGKVLQDEEDAGLHSVEGHLGFAAEVFKIKSDLLEFLIQAQRDGKFVAGYGAPGKGNTLLNHCGIREDLLPYTVDRSPHKHGMFLPGTHIPIHAPERLAETRPDYIVILPWNLRTEIVHQLGYAREWGAKFVVPIPRLEVI